The uncultured Carboxylicivirga sp. genomic interval TTTCTGTTTTATAATAAGATATAATGTATATAGTAGTTTTTTTAACATTCTTTATTTCTTAAGGGATCTTTAAAAGTTTTCCGTAATAATTGTCTAGCTCTTTAGGGAAACGAATATTAAGGCCAATACCCGGCATGAAGGTTAATTCTCCAAAGTAAATATTATCGTTAACTGAATATAAATCAACTCTTACAAATGGAAACTTTGATGATAATATTTCGGCTTTACTAATCATTTCTTTTAAATTTTCGGGTTTGTCGGGAATATTATCATATTTGTCAATATTGGGATAGCGAATTGGTAATTCCTTCCAATTATTATCCAAAATAATACCACGTAATTTTTTTTGACGGTTTCCGTACACGCCAATGAATTCAATTTTTCCATTAAAGCACCAGAATTTATAATCGACAAGGTCATCATTAAAAGTTTCCATATATTTCTCAATAATGATACGACCTTTAATGTTTCTGTAACAAAGTTCTCCTTCTTTTTTAAAAAAGTTAGCTTTAACCCAAAAATTCATTAGCCTCTTGTAAATGAACCAGTTGGTATTATCCTTGTCTTTCACTATTATATTCCAACCACTAGCATGAGTTGCCTTAATAATAAACTTGTTAGGTAACTGGTTAAAATTAATATCTTTAACCTTATCATAAACGCCATATGTTGGTATTAAATGTTGTTTTCCTATTTTATTTTTAACATACTCACGTACCGCAAATTTATCGGCATATTTTCCTAAATCATTGGATTGAAATAAATTTATCCAATTTAGTTTTTCTAAAAAGGTTTGAGGATTTTTTAAATTTAGTTTATACTTATGTGTTTTAAAAAATTGTCTGGCAAAGTATGTATGACGAAATATTGGGATAAGAAAAATAAATTTTCTTAAATGATATCTGAATTGTTCTTTGGAAAAAATTACCAACCAATATATCTTTTTTAATAATGATTTCATCTTTGAATTTAATATTGAGTAACCTATTTATATTATTTAGAATTACTTGCTTTAAGTAAAGCATAAGATAATCGTAATATACCTTTTAAAAATTTTCCATTTTTTATTTGAAAAATTCCATCATATTTTAAGTAATCAGTGAAGAAATAATTATACCAATGAATATTTAGTTCTTTGCAAAATACATCAATTTTGTCAAGTTTAGCTTGAATATCAGTTGTATTAGAACTAATACCTGTGTCATCATGAATCGCGATCAAACTGTCGGTATATTTTTTTTGTAAATTACTGTCTGCAAAGAGAGCAATGTTTAAAATGTAATCTGCAGCAATCGGATATTTTCGTTGTAAATATCCTTTTTTCTCAAATATATTGTGTCTATAAATAATTGCTTGTTGACAAATATTACTTCTTAATAACTTTTTAATATCGTATTTTCCATCGTATTTCTTCTTGCTATGTTTTAATATGACATTTCCGTATATCATATCAACTTCATCCTGAATATTCGTAAGTTCATTATTAAAAAAATCAACTTGAATAATATCATCACTGCCTAATACATATATCCACTTACCTGTACTTCTTTTTATTCCTTTATTTATAGCATCATAAATACCTTTATCGGGTTCGGATGTCCATTTTAAATGAGGGTATTTATTAATTATTTCAATTGTATTGTCTGTTGATTGTCCATCGATAATAATATGCTCGTATTGAATAGATAAATTATTGAAGATACTTAATATACATTCCTCCAATGTAGTTTCTGAATTAAAAGTGGGAGTTATGATCGATAATAACATGAATTTATTTATTATTTATATTCTCTTATAACAATTAGCTGTTTTTTCGGCAGTATTATGCCATGTGTATTTCTTCAAACGTTCAATGCCTTTGTTTATTAGTTCATTTTTACTAGTATGATTCGCTTCAAGTACATATTTCAATTTTTCAGTAAAATCATAAACGTCATAAGGATTAAAGTATAATGAAGCATCTCCTGCTATCTCCTTAAAAATGGGTATGTTACTTAAGAGAATTGGACATTTTGCATTCATAGCCTCTAATATTGGAAGACCAAATCCTTCTTCTAATGAAGGGAAAATGAAAACCTTTGCATTTTTATATAAAGTAAATAATTGTTTGTCGTCAATATTTGATATAAATCTCACTCTTTTATTCAGTTCAACAAATTCTAAGTATTTCATTTCATATTTTGTGGGAGGAGGTCCGATGCATATTAAGTTTAAATTAAATGCATTAAGTATTTTACGTAATCCATGAAGAATAAAGTAGAAATTTTTATATCCACCTCTCGTTCCAACAAATAATATATAAGGTTCCGTATGTTGTGAGGAGTCTATTTTATCTGCGTCAAACATATTGAACCCGTGATGGATTACATCAATCTGTTGATCATTTATATTATAATATTTTATAATCTGTTCCTTAGTATATTCTGATATAGCAATTATTCTAGATGCTTTATTAATTACAATTTTCTTATTAAGAAATGTATAATCATTTTTCGAATATTCTGGATGATTTTCTTGAATCATATCATGAACAGTAATCACAAATGGTGTTTTGTTTATATAATCTAAAAAATATGGATCATAAAAAGTTGGGTGAAATATATCAGTTTTATTGTTAAGTAATTGGAGGGCGGTATGTTCTTTATTTTTATTCTGCGAAGAGCTTAAAGAAATAAAATTAGATGCCAATTTATAAAACCTTCTTTTAGAAGGAAACTCACGTTTTAAAATAAATTTGTCATAATCATCAAACTTAGGCTTTATTGGAAAACTCTCATCTTTTAAATAAATGTTATCTGAATATTTAATTGATATACTCGCATTAATATTATCGAATCGATTAAGAGCTTTCCATAATTCAACATGGTATCTAGAAATACCTCCTACGTTTTGAGATTCAAAAACCTGATGATCGTATAATATATTCATAACATGGTTTTGTTAAGAAGAGGCTTTACCAATAGATTTAATAAATAGCTAAGCCTTAAGGCTATGTTTGTTATTAATGCATTTTTAAATAATTTGTCAAGTAAATTAAGATTTACTCGATACATAAAGGAGATGCCAAGTTTATAGAAATTAATATCCTTTTTCGTGTTGTTTAATTGATTATAATAAGATATAAATTCATTGGTATGCTTATGTTTGAGCATTAAACGCAACAACATTTCTAAATGGAACTTCCAATATGCTTGACCTCCTGTTTTTATTATTTCATCTTTATGTTTCTCCATTACATATTTATATCCATCGACAGTTCGTTTTGTATTGGCAGAGATACAATCACCCTGATTAACGTGATATATAAAATGCGGCTCTTCTATTTGATAGGTATTACATATTTTTGATAACCTTATGGAAGTGTCCCATTCATCATGCGAAGGAGTTTCTGCATCATTATAATCTATTTCCTCAAACGCTTTTTTTGAGGTTACCATTCCTTGAAACATTGGTCCTGGATGATATAGCATTTTTTCATATCCTTTATCTGGAGGGCATTTTAAAAAAGATAAATTAGATTGTATTTTCTGATTGGTTATGTGGTCGTGTTTAATCCAGGTAGAATAGATAAATGTATAAGGATTACACTGGGTTGACTTGATTATTTCAGCACATTGGTTTAAATGATCAGGTAACCATTCGTCATCAGAATCATTCAATGCGATCCAGGGATATTTTGCAGATTTTATACCAACATTCCTTGCTGCTTGCGCACCAATGTTTTTATCAAGCTGGATTAAATTAATCAAAGAGTTGTTTATTGAAGAAACAACATCAACGGTTTTATCAGTTGATCTGTCATCAACAATTATAATTTCCTGTATTGGATAACTTTGATTAAAAATAGTATCAAGACTCGTCTTAATTGTATGTTCTCTATTATAAACAGGTATGATTACTGAAAATTCAATCATAAGGAATTATTTTTTCTAATAATTAAGTTTTTTAACCAACCTGCTAAATATCTCGGATGGGTTAAAACCATAATAAAATGGTTAATTTTTTTCAGGTATTCTTTTTCAAATAAATAGTAATCAATCCGGTTAAAGTGCTTCTTTCTTATTTCTTTTGACTCGTTATTGGTTAAGTCTATTTGGGTGATTGAAATTCCATCCAAAAAAAATGAGGCTACCAATTTGTTAATATGTTTAAACTTTCCTCCTTGTTTGGCAATTTTACAGAATAGATCAAAATCGGATGCTATTTTATATTTTTCATCAAAGGTGAAGTTTCGTTTATCTAAGTATGCCTTGTTGAAGAACATGGAACATTGTACAATACATGTTTTGTATAGTATTTCTCTAATATTTTGGTTTGGGCTTACTTTAAGGTCTTCGTCATTAAACAATAAATTACCATATATTACAGCATATTTTGGATTTAAGTCTTCTGCAATATTCTCAAGTACCTTATTATTAGCAATCTTATCACCTCCGTTAATAAATAATAGCCAATCTCCAGATGCAAGACTTAAACCCTTATTCATTGCATGATAGATTCCGTTATCTTTTTCTGATATAAATTGATCAATTCGGTTTTTATATTTGTTTAAAATATTAACCGTTTCATCTTTAGAATCTCCATCAATAACAATCCATTCAAAATTTTGCCATGTTTGTTCAACTATACTGTCAATGGTACGTTGAATGTTTGCCGATTCGTTGTAACAAACTGTAATTATCGAGATTTTTTTATTCATGTATTACTTTTCCTTCGGAAAATTTATTTGAGTTTAGGTGCATAAAGTAGTTTGTATGTTTTTTTAATAAAATCATAATCTTCTGTAGAAGATACCTTTAATATGGGGCCTAATAAAAATTGAATATAGGTTTTTGAAACATTCTTATTTTTTGTTAAATTAAGCTTTAGTCCAGATATAAAATTACTTATTCTGTTTTTATTAAAGGATACGATTTTTAACAGGATATCATATTTAGAAATGATTGAATTAGATATATCAAAGCCTTCCCACATTCTTTCCCGATACTCAGAGCTTAGTCTTGGAGAAGGAATAAAGTGTTTGAACTTTAATGATTCATCGTACCATAAATCGTATCCTAGAAGTAATGCCCACTTGCACATTTCAGAGTCATCACCAGCTGTTAGTATTGAACCTTTTCTACCTGTAAGAACGGATTTTACTTCTAAATTCATTACAGTTTCTAATATGTTTTTACGTATAATAATACCAGCTCCCCACAAATATCCTCTTTTATTAACAATACCCGAATGTGAGGCCTGTTTGCCAATAGCATAGCCGTTCTCATATTTACTAAACCATTCCGGTAGTACGGTATCTGATACAGCCTCTCCTTGTCCTCCAATAGCACCTACATTTAGATGTTTATTTAATAACTCATATGCGTTTTGAATATAGTGTTCCTCCAACCAATTATCATCATCACAAAATATTATATTCTCGTACTTTGCTTTTGTAACCCCTTTTTTTCTAGCATAAGATAATCCCTGATTGGGCTCGTCATAAATGCTAAAAGGTACAGAAAGTTGATATTTACCCCATTCTTTTTTCGCAATAGCAACTGTATTGTCAGAAGAATTATTATTAATAACAATAACTTCCCAATCAATTTGCTGCTCTACTTTCTGAAAAGCGATATGCTTTATCGTTTCAGGAAGTCTTAAGGCACTATTGTAGCAGCAGACTATAATAGAAATACCATCAGGTTGGTATAAGTAGGAATTGTTGTTTTTCACAAAAGTTTTGAAAGTAGATAATTAGTAATCATTTCCGAGTAAATTCTAATGTATAACAGAAAAAGTGCTAATCTTCCTCTAACAGTAGATTTTATTTTAATGTATTCTTTTAAAAATATAATAGCTTCATGGAATTTATTTTCATGTGTTTTTAGAGTTAAATATTTTAAGTAAAAATCATTTTTTAAAGATGCAGGAGTGTAGTACCAACTATCTAAAAAACGTTGAAAAGTTAAGTTGTTTCTTATTTGTGTAGTTTGATCAGCACTATTCCAAATACCTTTATTGTGAATTCGGTATACTCCCTTTGTATTATTGTCGTAATTTATCCTTCCGTTTTTAGCACATAATATCCAAATAAACCAATCTCCAAAAGGAATTTCAAATTTATTCCAATCATTAAATCTTTTAATGTTGTAACCTACGAATAGAGCGGAACAAGTGCTCAATCCTAATACATTTTCATAAAGTATTTTCTCAAGAGTAATTTCTTGTATAATATCGTTTGGAGTCTCAAATTCTTTTTTGTCCTCAAAATATATTTTATTTTTATGGAAGGTGGCGGCATATTTGGTATTAGCTTCTAAAAAATCTACTTGCTTTTGCAACTTCAATGGATCTGTCCAATAATCATCACCTTCGCAAGTCGCAATATATTTTCCTATAGCTCTAGGAAAATTAAATCTTGGATTCATCCCACTTTTGTAGATGGATTTTTGATTTATTGTTTGATATATTGGTTTTATAATTTGTGGAAAAAGCTCTTGGTATTTCTTAATTATCTTTTGTGTATTATCAGTTGAGGCGTCATCATGAATAAGAATTTCAAAGGGAAATGTTGTTTCTTGCATTAAGAAACTATCAATACTTTCTTCAATATAAGCTTCGTGATTATAGCTTAAACAACAGATACTTACAATTGGTTCTTTATTAGTCCAATTTGATATTATTTCTGCTTCAGTTCTTTCGATCATTTATCCATTGTTTTTTTGATAAAAACGTTTTTTTGCTTCCATATTTAATTTAACACCTTCATTAATCTCTCTATGTATTGTTTTGGATTCATTGTTTGCAAATTCAAGCAACTCTGTTTGAGAAATATTTTCAAGTTCTTCCCATGAGTTTACTGGAGAATAACCTAACAGGAGCATTTCGAAATAACAAATTTTTTCAATGATCTTTATTTCAAAATCAGAAAGTTCATTGAGAAACTTATTAGAATTATTTGTTATAACATCTTTAGAAAGATTTGACCAGCATTCTTGTTTTTGAGCATTCATGTTTGTTAATTCAGACTCTTTATGTACAAGCATGTCTTCTTCAAACCCAATATTTAGAAACTTTGTAATTTTTATTAGCTCCTTTTTCGTGTTTTGAGTTAATAATTCGTATTTCACCAATAAGCTTCTGTTTGATTCTATTAAAAGATAATGATTTTTAAGAAATTGTTGTTGGTCATTTTTCCAACGTAAGGCAGCTTTATATACACCTCCTTCATGAATTTTAGATTTCTTCCATGATAATGCCATATCTCTTGGGTCTCTCACTAGATAAACATATTTAGCAGAATGGAAGTGTTTTTCAAGATAAGGAAAAAACTCATAAGTTGTTATTTCTTTTATAAAGGAATAAGTTTTGTTAAAAGAACGAGCCTCCTTTTCAAAAAAGTATTTTATAAGCTGGTCAACTTCCCCTACAGGTATGTTCTGCTTTAGTTCATCGAGAGTATATTCGCTATGCCATTTAGAAAAGTCAATATTGAATAAGTTTAGTGTATCATTTAAAAGTGTTTCCCAATTGTTGTTTTTTTCAAAAGGTAAATATCTAAAATAGTTTCTGGCTAAAGGGTTTATTATATGCTTTGTTGCAGGACCTGAAATTAATGAGTGTTTGTTTAATAGTTTTACTATAAAATTACTACCACCTCTTTCGGTACACATTAAGAATGAATATGAGTGTTTAGTCATTTAAAATGTATTTTTCTAGTATTGATCCTTCAAGGTCTTTTGTAATATGTGTAATTATTTCAGGATGTAGTTTACTTTTCCAACTATCATCAACACTTTTCTGTTTGTAAACAGAATACGCATCTTCGTTGTTTCTAGACTTTGAATTATTTATAAAGTCAATTGTTTGTTTCGAAAGATTGATGTCGCAAAAGTCAAAAACGCTCTTAATTACTGATGTGGTATCTTTTAATAAGTTAGAATATTGAATAAGGTAAAAGTTATCCGGATATTTATTGGCTAGATCATCAAAAAGCAATGCTACTTCTTTCCACTTTATGTATCCATTAAATTCTTCAGTTTTATCATTGTTTTTAAGAGGAGCATTTACCCATTCTTTTTCCCACTTCCAACCAAGATCTTTTCTAAACTCTTTAGGGGCATTAAGCCATGAATAAATTGTTGCCATTGGATTTCTAACTAAACCAACTATTTTAATGTCGTTGCATTGGTTTATTAGATTTTCAACAATATGATGATATCTTACCTCCTTATAACAAACATGTGTTATCTTATTCGACTTTTTAAATCTAGGTACTTTTCCACTTCTTTTATCCTCTATTTGATTGATAAATTCATCATTAGAGTTCATTATGTTATTATAAAAGGATTGAATACTATTTTCATTTGATTTCTCATTTAAATAGTCCTTAAAGGCATAAGAGAAAAGCGGTTGGTATCTATATAAAACTTCAGGTGAAGAGTCAAATATTGAACCCAACCAAGTTGAACCAGATCTTGGAACACTATGTATGGCTATTTTCTTATAATTAGATAAGTTCATAATTGTTTAAATAGTCAATTACGGTGTCTTTACTGTTAAACATTAGCACATCTATAATTGATAGATGACTGATGAAATCATCAGTAAATTGTTCGTATTTAATTTCTTTACTATCTATAAAGAATAATTCTATACCTTTATTTCTAAAGTATTCTTTATTGTATAGTTCTTTGCCACCAATTGAATTAATATATGTTGTAGCTTGTTCTTTATGGCATATGTCAATTAATCTATCTTCTTTTATTTGACCTCTACTTAGAAAGTGTTTTTTTGAGCTCAAGTCGTATGTTAGCTCAAGGTTAAGGTAGTTAAAGACTTCTTTGATGCTATATATGGCGAGTTCCGATATTTTATTACAATTGCTATTAAGTATTTTATTAACAATAGGGTAAAATTCATTAAAATGCGGAGCTTGCTTATATGCAAGATCTATTGATTTTAACAGTTTACTAATGTGCTTATCTTCTTTAAGCAGTTCAATATCTAATATAAGTTTGTTTTGACTAACATTTGTACAGGGAATTGTGAAGATAGATGCACTACCATTTATTAATAATCGGTTTCGATTGATCCAACCTTTTTTTATCCAATTTACATCATCATAAAATATTATCTTATCCGTTGCTTTTATCAGTTGAAAGTAACCAATATATGGGAAGATATAAGGCTGCATTATTGCTAATTTCATTATTCGTACTTTAAAGTTCTTATAATGATTCTACAAATCATATCTATTTCCTCTTTTGTTAATTCGAAATAGAGAGGTAGACATAAAACTTTAGGACTAATATTGTCACAATTTTTACATTTAGTTTTTGAGATATAATCTAGAATATTTAATTGGGGGTAAAAATATCTTCTTGCA includes:
- a CDS encoding ATP-grasp fold amidoligase family protein, which produces MKSLLKKIYWLVIFSKEQFRYHLRKFIFLIPIFRHTYFARQFFKTHKYKLNLKNPQTFLEKLNWINLFQSNDLGKYADKFAVREYVKNKIGKQHLIPTYGVYDKVKDINFNQLPNKFIIKATHASGWNIIVKDKDNTNWFIYKRLMNFWVKANFFKKEGELCYRNIKGRIIIEKYMETFNDDLVDYKFWCFNGKIEFIGVYGNRQKKLRGIILDNNWKELPIRYPNIDKYDNIPDKPENLKEMISKAEILSSKFPFVRVDLYSVNDNIYFGELTFMPGIGLNIRFPKELDNYYGKLLKIP
- a CDS encoding glycosyltransferase family 2 protein; the encoded protein is MLLSIITPTFNSETTLEECILSIFNNLSIQYEHIIIDGQSTDNTIEIINKYPHLKWTSEPDKGIYDAINKGIKRSTGKWIYVLGSDDIIQVDFFNNELTNIQDEVDMIYGNVILKHSKKKYDGKYDIKKLLRSNICQQAIIYRHNIFEKKGYLQRKYPIAADYILNIALFADSNLQKKYTDSLIAIHDDTGISSNTTDIQAKLDKIDVFCKELNIHWYNYFFTDYLKYDGIFQIKNGKFLKGILRLSYALLKASNSK
- a CDS encoding glycosyltransferase family 1 protein; the encoded protein is MNILYDHQVFESQNVGGISRYHVELWKALNRFDNINASISIKYSDNIYLKDESFPIKPKFDDYDKFILKREFPSKRRFYKLASNFISLSSSQNKNKEHTALQLLNNKTDIFHPTFYDPYFLDYINKTPFVITVHDMIQENHPEYSKNDYTFLNKKIVINKASRIIAISEYTKEQIIKYYNINDQQIDVIHHGFNMFDADKIDSSQHTEPYILFVGTRGGYKNFYFILHGLRKILNAFNLNLICIGPPPTKYEMKYLEFVELNKRVRFISNIDDKQLFTLYKNAKVFIFPSLEEGFGLPILEAMNAKCPILLSNIPIFKEIAGDASLYFNPYDVYDFTEKLKYVLEANHTSKNELINKGIERLKKYTWHNTAEKTANCYKRI
- a CDS encoding glycosyltransferase family 2 protein; the protein is MIEFSVIIPVYNREHTIKTSLDTIFNQSYPIQEIIIVDDRSTDKTVDVVSSINNSLINLIQLDKNIGAQAARNVGIKSAKYPWIALNDSDDEWLPDHLNQCAEIIKSTQCNPYTFIYSTWIKHDHITNQKIQSNLSFLKCPPDKGYEKMLYHPGPMFQGMVTSKKAFEEIDYNDAETPSHDEWDTSIRLSKICNTYQIEEPHFIYHVNQGDCISANTKRTVDGYKYVMEKHKDEIIKTGGQAYWKFHLEMLLRLMLKHKHTNEFISYYNQLNNTKKDINFYKLGISFMYRVNLNLLDKLFKNALITNIALRLSYLLNLLVKPLLNKTML
- a CDS encoding glycosyltransferase family 2 protein, with the protein product MNKKISIITVCYNESANIQRTIDSIVEQTWQNFEWIVIDGDSKDETVNILNKYKNRIDQFISEKDNGIYHAMNKGLSLASGDWLLFINGGDKIANNKVLENIAEDLNPKYAVIYGNLLFNDEDLKVSPNQNIREILYKTCIVQCSMFFNKAYLDKRNFTFDEKYKIASDFDLFCKIAKQGGKFKHINKLVASFFLDGISITQIDLTNNESKEIRKKHFNRIDYYLFEKEYLKKINHFIMVLTHPRYLAGWLKNLIIRKNNSL
- a CDS encoding glycosyltransferase — encoded protein: MKNNNSYLYQPDGISIIVCCYNSALRLPETIKHIAFQKVEQQIDWEVIVINNNSSDNTVAIAKKEWGKYQLSVPFSIYDEPNQGLSYARKKGVTKAKYENIIFCDDDNWLEEHYIQNAYELLNKHLNVGAIGGQGEAVSDTVLPEWFSKYENGYAIGKQASHSGIVNKRGYLWGAGIIIRKNILETVMNLEVKSVLTGRKGSILTAGDDSEMCKWALLLGYDLWYDESLKFKHFIPSPRLSSEYRERMWEGFDISNSIISKYDILLKIVSFNKNRISNFISGLKLNLTKNKNVSKTYIQFLLGPILKVSSTEDYDFIKKTYKLLYAPKLK
- a CDS encoding glycosyltransferase is translated as MIERTEAEIISNWTNKEPIVSICCLSYNHEAYIEESIDSFLMQETTFPFEILIHDDASTDNTQKIIKKYQELFPQIIKPIYQTINQKSIYKSGMNPRFNFPRAIGKYIATCEGDDYWTDPLKLQKQVDFLEANTKYAATFHKNKIYFEDKKEFETPNDIIQEITLEKILYENVLGLSTCSALFVGYNIKRFNDWNKFEIPFGDWFIWILCAKNGRINYDNNTKGVYRIHNKGIWNSADQTTQIRNNLTFQRFLDSWYYTPASLKNDFYLKYLTLKTHENKFHEAIIFLKEYIKIKSTVRGRLALFLLYIRIYSEMITNYLLSKLL
- a CDS encoding sulfotransferase — protein: MTKHSYSFLMCTERGGSNFIVKLLNKHSLISGPATKHIINPLARNYFRYLPFEKNNNWETLLNDTLNLFNIDFSKWHSEYTLDELKQNIPVGEVDQLIKYFFEKEARSFNKTYSFIKEITTYEFFPYLEKHFHSAKYVYLVRDPRDMALSWKKSKIHEGGVYKAALRWKNDQQQFLKNHYLLIESNRSLLVKYELLTQNTKKELIKITKFLNIGFEEDMLVHKESELTNMNAQKQECWSNLSKDVITNNSNKFLNELSDFEIKIIEKICYFEMLLLGYSPVNSWEELENISQTELLEFANNESKTIHREINEGVKLNMEAKKRFYQKNNG
- a CDS encoding sulfotransferase domain-containing protein; the protein is MNLSNYKKIAIHSVPRSGSTWLGSIFDSSPEVLYRYQPLFSYAFKDYLNEKSNENSIQSFYNNIMNSNDEFINQIEDKRSGKVPRFKKSNKITHVCYKEVRYHHIVENLINQCNDIKIVGLVRNPMATIYSWLNAPKEFRKDLGWKWEKEWVNAPLKNNDKTEEFNGYIKWKEVALLFDDLANKYPDNFYLIQYSNLLKDTTSVIKSVFDFCDINLSKQTIDFINNSKSRNNEDAYSVYKQKSVDDSWKSKLHPEIITHITKDLEGSILEKYILND
- a CDS encoding WbqC family protein, which gives rise to MKLAIMQPYIFPYIGYFQLIKATDKIIFYDDVNWIKKGWINRNRLLINGSASIFTIPCTNVSQNKLILDIELLKEDKHISKLLKSIDLAYKQAPHFNEFYPIVNKILNSNCNKISELAIYSIKEVFNYLNLELTYDLSSKKHFLSRGQIKEDRLIDICHKEQATTYINSIGGKELYNKEYFRNKGIELFFIDSKEIKYEQFTDDFISHLSIIDVLMFNSKDTVIDYLNNYELI